The following nucleotide sequence is from Pseudonocardia sp. C8.
TCAGGTCGAGGGCCGCCGCATCGGGGATCCGGGCCCGGTCGAAGGCGTCGACGATGGCGCGCCGCAGGTGCGGCGCGACGTACGGCGAGTCGGCGGCGTCGGTGAGCTTGTCCGCGACCGCCATCCGCGAGGTGGTGTGCCCCCAGCCCGAGATGCGCGGGATGCCGTCGCTGCTCCGGCCACGGCGCGCTGCCCACTCCCGTGCGGCTGTCCCGGAGGCCAGGACGACCGCGGCGCCGCCGTCGGTGATCGGGCTGCAGTCCTGGCGGCGCAGCAGGCCGGCCATGGTGGGGTTGGCCTCGTCGTCCTCGGCGAACGCGCGGTCGTCGAAGGTCCAGTTGCGGGTCTGGGCCAGCGGGTTCTGCCGGGCGTTCGCGAGGTTGTTGGCCGCAATGGCGCCGAGATAGCGGTGGTCGAGCCCGTAGCGCCGGTCGTACTCCATGGCCACCGAGTTGAACTGGTGCGGCCACGGGAACTCGACTCCCTCGGTCTCGCGCGGCACCCAGGCACCGGCGGCGAGGAGCCGTTGCGACTCCGCACCGCGGCCGATCCGCATGATCTCCGCGCCCACGACCAGTGCGACGTCGTACCTGCCGGCCTCGATGTCGGCCATCGCCGCGAGAACGGCCATGCTGCCCGAGGCGCAGGCCGCTTCGTGCCGGGACGTCGGCATTCCCGCGAACGCCGGGTCGGCCTCCACCAGCAGCCCGCCCAGGTGTCCCTGGCCGAGATACAGCTCGCCCGCGAAGTTGCCGACGTGGCCGACCTGCACGTCGCCGGCGTCCACCCGGGCCGCGCCGAGCGCGTCCTGCACGACTTCCCGGATCAGGTCGGCGGCGTCGAGCCCCTCCCTGGTCCAGACCCGGCTGAAGTCGGTCTGGGCACCCCCGAGAACGAAAACTCCCTGTCCGGCCACCGTTGCCTCCATGCACCTCGGCCGACGACCGGGTGGGTCGGCCGGCCCGCGCCGGCCGACCCACCCGCCCGTCTCAGAACTCCAGGACCACGCGGCCCCGGATGCCCCCCGACTCGACGAGCCGGTGGGCCTCGGGAGCCTTCTCGGCCGGCAGCGTCCGGCCGACCCGCAGCGTCAGCCGGCCGTCCTCCACGTGCTGGCGGAGACGGTCGAGCTTGGCCTGCTCGCGGGCGTAGGTCGGCACGAACACCGCGCGGAAGTCGATGCCGCGGTCGGCGGGCGCGAGGAAGCCCCGCAGCGTGGCGACCGCGCCATGGTCACGGACCGCGGGGAGCACCGCATCGTCGAGGACGGCCGTGTCGACGACACCGTCCACCCCGCCCGGCGCGGCGTCGAGGATCCGCTGAGCGAAGTCGTCGCCGCGCGGCACGAACACGTCGGCGCCGAGCTCGGTGAGCAAGGGTTCGTCGGAGGGACGAGCCACGGCGACGACGCGAATTCCGTCCAGCTTGGCCAGCTCGACGACGTAGGCACCCACGGCGCCGGCCGCGCCGGTCACCGCCAGGGTGTCACCGGCCTGCAGCTCCAGCAGGTCGATCGCGAGGCGAGCCGTGAGGCCGTTCATCGGGATGGTGGTGGCCTCGACGTAGGTCGAGCCCTTGGGGGTCCGCGCCGTCGACGCGGCGGGGACCACGGCGTACTCGGCGTAGGCCCCCGCCGAGCCGACCGGGTGCACGACGGCCATCACGTCGTCGCCGACCTCCAGGTCGGTCGAGGTCCCCTCGCCGATCTTGTCCAGCACACCCGCGACCTCCATGCCGAGCACGTAGGGGCCGGGCGCGGCAGCCTTCGTCATCGGGCCGCGGAACCCCGCACGGGTCGCGGTGTCGACCGGGTTGACGGTCGCGGCCTTGACCCGGATCCGAACCTCGCCCTTGCCCGGCTCGGGAACCGGAAGTTCCACGATCTCCAGGGCCTCCGGTGCACCGAACTCCTCGACACCGACGGCTTTCATCACGCGCACCGGGTCGGTCTCGTCCGGCACGATCTTCGAGACACCCGGGATGTCGCCGAAGTCGGGACCGAGCTCGCGCGCCATGGACTCCGCGAAGGCGGAATCCATGTAGAGCCGCTCCCCGATGATGAGCTTGTCGACCGGGTCGTACGCGATGACGGCCATGTACTGGCCGGTGACGCGCCGCCCGTCGGGGGAGTTGAACATGACGAACGCCTCGCGGGCCAGGGTGTTCGGCCCGACGGCGTGGACCCGCTTCTCCGCCCACATCGCCTGCTTCAGGCCGCCCGGCAGCATGCGGCGGTAGAGCTCGGTCACCGCCTCCCGCCCGTCGATCTTCCAGCCCAGCGTCGGAAGTTCGTAGTGCGGGTTGGCGGTCAGGGTCGAGATGGTTCCGTCGAAGTCGTAGTTGAGTTCGTACTCCTCGTGCTTGTGGAGGAGTGCCTCCATCTCCTCGAGTGTCAGATCCGTCATTGGATTTCACCCTTTCTTCCGACGGGCGACCGGGCGAGGAAGCCCGGGTCGATGAGCATCCCGTGCACCTGCTGGTTGTGGCTGTGGCAGAGCTGGTGGTACGCGAACGAGGTCTGCATCGCGTTGTGCCGACCCTGGTTGTCCTGGGCGGCGTTGACTGCCTCCTTCGCCAGCTTGAGGGCGAACAGCGGTTTGGCGGCGACGCGGGACGCGAGTTCGAGGGCGACGTCGTCGAGCTCGTCCCGAGGGACGACGTGGTTGACCATGCCGAGCCGGTGCAGGTCCCGTGCCGAGAAGAAGTCGGAGGTGAACAGCATCTCCTTGGCCGTCCGGACACCGACCTCGAACGGGTGGTTGAAGAACTCCGCTCCGGAGACGCCCATGGACACGGTGTTGTCCGCGAAGGACGCATCCTCGGCGGCGACGATCAGGTCGCACGGCCAGACGAGCATGAGACCGCCGGCGATGACCTTGCCCTGCACCGCGGCGATGGTCGGCTTCGGCAGGTTGCGCCACCGCTCGGAGAGCCCGAGGTACATCTCCTTCTCGACGGCCATCTGCCCCTCGGCGCCGTCGCAGCCGAAGCCGCACCAGGTACCGACGCGGCGATGGCCCGCCACGACCTCACGGGCGTCCGCCTCGCGCAGGTCGTGCCCGGACGAGAAGTGCGGCCCGTTCGCGGCGAGGATGATCACGCTCACCGCATCGTCCTGGGCGGCCAGGTC
It contains:
- a CDS encoding enoyl-CoA hydratase, whose translation is MSEFEHILYERPADRVARIVLNRPDARNAQSMRLLHELNDAFDLAAQDDAVSVIILAANGPHFSSGHDLREADAREVVAGHRRVGTWCGFGCDGAEGQMAVEKEMYLGLSERWRNLPKPTIAAVQGKVIAGGLMLVWPCDLIVAAEDASFADNTVSMGVSGAEFFNHPFEVGVRTAKEMLFTSDFFSARDLHRLGMVNHVVPRDELDDVALELASRVAAKPLFALKLAKEAVNAAQDNQGRHNAMQTSFAYHQLCHSHNQQVHGMLIDPGFLARSPVGRKGEIQ
- a CDS encoding acetyl-CoA acetyltransferase, which gives rise to MAGQGVFVLGGAQTDFSRVWTREGLDAADLIREVVQDALGAARVDAGDVQVGHVGNFAGELYLGQGHLGGLLVEADPAFAGMPTSRHEAACASGSMAVLAAMADIEAGRYDVALVVGAEIMRIGRGAESQRLLAAGAWVPRETEGVEFPWPHQFNSVAMEYDRRYGLDHRYLGAIAANNLANARQNPLAQTRNWTFDDRAFAEDDEANPTMAGLLRRQDCSPITDGGAAVVLASGTAAREWAARRGRSSDGIPRISGWGHTTSRMAVADKLTDAADSPYVAPHLRRAIVDAFDRARIPDAAALDLIELHDCFSISEYLMIDHFGLTDPGESWRAVDSGAIARDGKWPINPSGGLLGVGHPVGASGVRMLLDVARQVEDAAGDCQVPGAQRGAVLNMGGSMTTTACFVVDTDGVA
- a CDS encoding NADP-dependent oxidoreductase, whose product is MTDLTLEEMEALLHKHEEYELNYDFDGTISTLTANPHYELPTLGWKIDGREAVTELYRRMLPGGLKQAMWAEKRVHAVGPNTLAREAFVMFNSPDGRRVTGQYMAVIAYDPVDKLIIGERLYMDSAFAESMARELGPDFGDIPGVSKIVPDETDPVRVMKAVGVEEFGAPEALEIVELPVPEPGKGEVRIRVKAATVNPVDTATRAGFRGPMTKAAAPGPYVLGMEVAGVLDKIGEGTSTDLEVGDDVMAVVHPVGSAGAYAEYAVVPAASTARTPKGSTYVEATTIPMNGLTARLAIDLLELQAGDTLAVTGAAGAVGAYVVELAKLDGIRVVAVARPSDEPLLTELGADVFVPRGDDFAQRILDAAPGGVDGVVDTAVLDDAVLPAVRDHGAVATLRGFLAPADRGIDFRAVFVPTYAREQAKLDRLRQHVEDGRLTLRVGRTLPAEKAPEAHRLVESGGIRGRVVLEF